In Gimesia benthica, a single window of DNA contains:
- a CDS encoding AAA family ATPase — protein MLLTERLAENVRACFTGIWIQSHEHDEALLEITRLCHSEDWGLLSWDIDRGLQGTQAIEESDASYPDPLAAIHSLNSQADSDRPTLLVLKNFHRFINSPEIIQALTQQIGLGKQTRTFVIILSSLIQIPPELEKLFVCLEHDLPDRSQLEEIARSIATEPGELPEGTELERVLDAACGLTRYEAEGAFSLSLVRHGRIDVSVVLELKAQTLLKSGLLTLHSGSESFDDLGGLKSLKAFCRRALRPRSQESTHVRPRGVLLLGVPGTGKSAFAKALGRETGRATLTLDVGALMGSLVGQTEERTRRALRIVDAMQPAVLFIDEIEKGLSGAASSGQSDSGVSTRMLGTLLSWLNDHTSDVFVVCTANDISKLPPELIRAERFDGLFFLDLPGDSQKQVIWNIYREQYGLTEDQQLPEDRHWTGSEIRACCRLAALLDVPLTQAAENVVPVAVTAAESVARLRRWASNRCLSAEQPGVFVHGERSESRTQRKLSRDPRRN, from the coding sequence ATGTTACTAACCGAACGACTGGCGGAGAACGTACGCGCCTGCTTTACCGGGATCTGGATTCAGAGCCACGAACATGACGAGGCGTTGTTGGAAATTACCCGGCTCTGCCACAGTGAAGACTGGGGCTTGCTCTCTTGGGATATTGACCGGGGGCTACAGGGAACGCAAGCCATTGAAGAGAGTGATGCGTCGTACCCTGATCCCCTGGCAGCCATACACAGCCTCAACAGCCAGGCCGATTCAGATCGGCCCACGCTGCTCGTCCTCAAGAATTTCCACCGCTTTATTAACTCTCCCGAAATCATCCAGGCACTGACGCAACAGATCGGTCTGGGAAAGCAAACCCGAACCTTTGTGATCATTCTATCCAGTCTGATCCAGATTCCCCCGGAACTGGAAAAGCTGTTCGTCTGTCTGGAACACGATCTCCCCGACCGGAGCCAGCTGGAGGAGATCGCTCGCAGCATTGCCACGGAACCCGGCGAACTACCGGAAGGAACGGAACTGGAGCGTGTTCTGGACGCTGCCTGCGGCCTGACCCGCTACGAGGCAGAGGGTGCTTTCAGCCTCTCCCTGGTACGACACGGACGCATCGACGTCTCCGTCGTGCTGGAGCTGAAGGCTCAGACGCTGCTAAAAAGCGGTCTGCTAACGCTCCACAGCGGCTCAGAGTCATTTGATGACCTGGGCGGCCTGAAATCACTCAAGGCCTTTTGCCGGCGTGCGCTGCGTCCCAGATCACAGGAATCAACCCATGTGCGTCCACGGGGCGTGCTACTGTTGGGAGTTCCCGGGACCGGCAAAAGTGCCTTCGCCAAAGCTCTGGGCAGGGAGACCGGACGGGCCACACTGACACTCGACGTGGGAGCCCTGATGGGTTCTCTAGTCGGCCAGACCGAGGAGCGAACAAGACGGGCGCTCCGGATCGTTGATGCGATGCAGCCAGCCGTCCTGTTTATCGATGAAATCGAAAAGGGTCTGAGCGGAGCGGCCTCATCCGGACAGTCTGACAGTGGTGTTTCCACACGCATGCTGGGGACACTTTTAAGCTGGCTGAACGACCATACTTCAGACGTGTTCGTGGTCTGTACTGCCAACGACATTTCAAAACTTCCTCCCGAGCTGATCCGTGCCGAACGCTTTGACGGTCTCTTCTTTCTGGATCTGCCCGGAGATTCACAGAAGCAGGTGATCTGGAACATCTACCGCGAACAGTATGGGCTTACGGAAGACCAGCAGCTTCCTGAAGACCGGCACTGGACCGGTTCGGAAATCCGGGCCTGCTGCCGTCTGGCGGCCCTGCTGGATGTCCCGTTAACCCAGGCCGCGGAAAACGTGGTCCCTGTGGCCGTCACAGCCGCAGAATCAGTTGCTCGACTCAGACGTTGGGCCAGCAACCGTTGCCTGTCTGCAGAGCAGCCAGGCGTCTTTGTTCATGGAGAGCGGTCGGAAAGCCGAACGCAGCGCAAACTCTCCCGTGATCCCCGCAGAAACTAA